The nucleotide sequence CTCCAGCCCCTTGGCCTGGTGGATGGAACTGAGCTTGATCGCTTCGTTGTCATTGAAAACCGCTCCGGCTGCGGGCTCGGAATCCAGATTGGTCATGAGCGAAAGCTGGGCCAGGAATTCGGAAGTATCCTTGAATCCTTCGGCAAACTGGATGAGCTGGTGCAAATCCTCGAGCCGGTTGGCGTAGTTGGTGTACCGCGACTTGAGAAAGTCCTCATACACCGCATCCAAAACCATTTGGATCAGATGTCCGGGCGCGTCAAGGCCCTCCCGCTCCTTCAATTGCCGGTGCGTTTCACCCCACTGCTGCCAGAATTTGGCCGCCTTCGACGGCACATTGATTTTCTGCCACAGTGCGCCCGCCGCCAGGTCCTGCCACATTTTATGAGCCGTGCGATTCCCAATCCCCGGCAGCATCAGGGCGATGCGCTTGAATGAGACCTCGTCCCGCTCATTGATCGCAAACTTGAGATACGCCGCCGCGTCCTTGATGTGCGCCTGCTCGAAAAATCGCAGGCCCGACGTGATCTGGAAGGGAATGTTGCGGCGCGTGAATTCCATCTGCAATTCCATGGAATGAAAATGAGAACGGTAAAGCACCGCCATTTCGCCCAAATCCGTTCCCTCATCGCGCAACTCAAGGACCCGCTGGGCGACAAACATGGCCTGCTGCCGCGAGTCATCCAGCGAGATCAACGCGGGCTTCACGCCGGAGGGTTTCACCGCCCTGAGTTCTTTGGGGAATTGCCGGGTGTTCTGGGCTATCGTGACATTGGCCAGTTGCAGGATTTCAGGGTTGCTGCGGTAATTGGTTTCGATCCGGATGACCTGGGTGCCGGGGTGGCGGTTGGGGAAACTCATGATGTTTTCAAAATTCGCCCCGCGCCAGGAATAAATACTTTGCGCATCGTCCCCCACCACCATGACCTGATGATGCTGTGCGCCGAGCAAGTCCACCAGATCTGCCTGGATCTTGTTGGTGTCCTGGTATTCATCCACCAGAATATGCCGGAACCGTTCCTGGTAATGCGCGCAGAGATCGGCATGGTCCCGCAGGAGGCGCAGGGTTAGAACCAGCAGATCGTCATAATCCACCGCATTCACCTGCCGTTTCCGCGCGTTGTAGAGGCGCCGGATTTCAAAAATCGGCCCCATGAATTCCGAAAAATAAGGATAGTGGGTCTCCAACAGCTTTTCAGCGGGCAATTCGGTGTTGGCTTCCAGGCTGAAGATGTCCTGCAAAACCTCCGCTTTGGGAAAACGCTTGTCCTTGGGATCGACGGACGAATCGCTCAGGCAGGCCGCCACCAGATCCTTCGCGTCTTCGCGGTCGAGGATGGAAAAATTGCGGTCGAGCTGGAGCCGGTCCGCGTGGCGGCGGATAAGGCGGTGTCCGACATGATGGAAGGTGCCGCCCCAAAGGCGCGACATGTCGTGCGGCAACAAATCTTCGACGCGACGCAGCATCTCCTTCGCCGCTTTGTTGGTAAAGGTCAACAGCAGGATGTTTTCGGGAGAAACGCCGTGCTCCACCAGCCAAGCCACCCGGTATGTCAGCGTGCGCGTCTTGCCGCTGCCCGCTCCGGCAATGACCAGGATCGGCCCCGGCGGCGCGCTGACCGCCGCGAGTTGGTCTTCATTCAGCAGCGAGGCGTAGTCGAGATGCGTGGCGGGCCCGGCTGGAACATGGGGCTTTAACGAGTAATCGATAGACATTCGGCCAGATCCACTTTTTGGTCATACAACGCCTTGCCCACGATGACCCCGTATAAGCCTTCGATTTCATTCAGCAGGCGGACGTCTTCAGCCGAGGACACGCCGCCCGATGCAATCAATTGCACAGGCACAGCCGCATGCATGGCCTTTTGAGCCGCAAGATTTGGACCGGCCAGCATGCCGTCGGTTGAGATATCGGTGTAGATCAAGGTGCCAACCCCCAAGTCCACCACTGCTTTCGCCAAGTCCAGGGCGTTCCATTCCGAAACCTTCACCCAGCCGCGGGTGGCGACCTTGCCGTTCTTGGCGTCGATTCCCACGGCAATCCTATCACCACCGAATTCCTCCACGGCCTCTTTTACAAAATCCAGCGATTCGCAGGCCTTGCTGCCGATAATGGCGCGGGCAACGCCGGCATCGAAGGATTTTTGCAGCGACTTCATGTCGCGCAGTCCGCCGCCCAGTTCGCAGGGGACCGGGATGGATTCACAGATGGCCGCAACCAAGGGAAGATTGACCTGTTCGCCTTTGAAAGCTGCGTCGAGGTCCACGAGATGGAGATATTCGGCCCCCATTTCGTGCCATTGCCGGGCGAAGGAGACGGGGTTCGAGCTGTAAACGGTCTTCCGTTCGGCATCGCCCTGTTCCAGGCGCACCACTTCCCCGCCCATGAGATCGATGGCTGGCAGAATAATCATGACTGCATGATCTTTAGCGGAGGCGGCGTGGTTTGGAAACTTATTTTAATCAGCAGCAAGGCCATCCCGGTCGCATCGTTCGCGTCTGGAACACTCGCG is from Candidatus Methylacidiphilales bacterium and encodes:
- the hisA gene encoding 1-(5-phosphoribosyl)-5-[(5-phosphoribosylamino)methylideneamino]imidazole-4-carboxamide isomerase — protein: MIILPAIDLMGGEVVRLEQGDAERKTVYSSNPVSFARQWHEMGAEYLHLVDLDAAFKGEQVNLPLVAAICESIPVPCELGGGLRDMKSLQKSFDAGVARAIIGSKACESLDFVKEAVEEFGGDRIAVGIDAKNGKVATRGWVKVSEWNALDLAKAVVDLGVGTLIYTDISTDGMLAGPNLAAQKAMHAAVPVQLIASGGVSSAEDVRLLNEIEGLYGVIVGKALYDQKVDLAECLSITR
- a CDS encoding UvrD-helicase domain-containing protein produces the protein MSIDYSLKPHVPAGPATHLDYASLLNEDQLAAVSAPPGPILVIAGAGSGKTRTLTYRVAWLVEHGVSPENILLLTFTNKAAKEMLRRVEDLLPHDMSRLWGGTFHHVGHRLIRRHADRLQLDRNFSILDREDAKDLVAACLSDSSVDPKDKRFPKAEVLQDIFSLEANTELPAEKLLETHYPYFSEFMGPIFEIRRLYNARKRQVNAVDYDDLLVLTLRLLRDHADLCAHYQERFRHILVDEYQDTNKIQADLVDLLGAQHHQVMVVGDDAQSIYSWRGANFENIMSFPNRHPGTQVIRIETNYRSNPEILQLANVTIAQNTRQFPKELRAVKPSGVKPALISLDDSRQQAMFVAQRVLELRDEGTDLGEMAVLYRSHFHSMELQMEFTRRNIPFQITSGLRFFEQAHIKDAAAYLKFAINERDEVSFKRIALMLPGIGNRTAHKMWQDLAAGALWQKINVPSKAAKFWQQWGETHRQLKEREGLDAPGHLIQMVLDAVYEDFLKSRYTNYANRLEDLHQLIQFAEGFKDTSEFLAQLSLMTNLDSEPAAGAVFNDNEAIKLSSIHQAKGLEWKIVFVIMLCDGLFPSSRALETSEGEEEERRLFYVAVTRAKDELYLTHPQIRSNASYGETWQKPSRFLSDFPRELCNVWNIRTENSWGE